The uncultured Sphaerochaeta sp. genome includes the window ATCGCCCTGAATCATTGGGTTTTCCACCTGGAAATCATCCCAGCTGAAGGTGGTGTAACTCAGTCCATGCCCGAAAGGATACAAGGCTCCAAACTGTGGCTGGATCTTTAACCCACCTGCCTTCTTGAAGTGGTTGTATGCGTACGGCATGGAACCAGCACACTTGGGAAACGAGAGCGTCGTTTTCCCACCTGGATTGTTCAATCCTACCAAGGTACGTGCGATAGCTTCCCCTCCCCCTTCACCGGGGAGCCAAGCAGCAAGAATGGCACTGGCATGATCAACCGCTTCATGGATGGTGTATGGTCTTCCACTCACCAGAACAACCACCACAGGTTTTCCTGTAGCCAGCACAGCATCCAGGAGTTCTTCTTGCACCCCGGGGAGCTTCAGGCTATCGGCATCGGATCCTTCACCGACTGTTCCTTGGCGGAACAGCCCAGCGATATCACCAACAACCATGACCGTTACATCTGCAGAAGACGCAGCCTTGACCGCTTTCTCTATCCCTTGGGTATCGCCGCTAAGCTCATGGGATTCCTCTCCATCGTCTGGAACATCGCCAGGGAAGAAGATGGCTTTCTCCACCTTGCTCTCGTAGAGCATACACCCTGGTTCAAATGTCAAGGGGATGTCTCCCAGAGCCTCAGAGAGAGCACTACGAATGGTCCTTGCCTGCGGAGGGACTGTCTCTTCAGGGCCATGGGATCCCTGGAGATGAATCGGGGTCGAGTATCCTCCGAACATTGCATATGGGTGGTCAGCAAGAGGCCCAATAAGGGCAACTGATCTTGCATTTTTCAAAGGAAGAACCCCATCATTCTTGAGTAGGACAAGAGACTTCTCTGCTACCTCTACTGCCAGTGCATGGCTCTTCTCTGTACCCAGTTCGATCGCCTCTTCCTTGATGAACGGATGCTCGAAAACGCCTTGGTTGTACTTCTCTTCCAATACACGGAGCACTGCCTCATCAAGTGCATCTCCCTTGATCAAGCCACGATACAAGGCCTCGATCAACCCTTCCTTGAATACGGTATACCCAGGTAATTCGATATCCATACCAGCATTGAATGCCAAAGCGGCGGCTTCAGCCATATCTCCTGCAACACGATGGTCGTGGAACAATTGCACAACTGCCTCATAGTCAGCAACAACCAATCCATCAAAACCCCATCTCTGTTTAAGCAAGTCTGTCACCAAGGAGCGATTACTGGTACAAGGAACTCCATCAATGTCATGATAGGCCGGCATCACTGAACCAGGGTGTGCATGACGGACAACCATCTCGAAGGGAAGTGCAAAGGTATTCTGCAGTTCTGTGGGACCGATATGCACCGGCGCATGGTTTCTCCCTCCCTCACTGGCAGAGTGCCCGACAAAATGCTTCAGTGTTGCAAGAGGACTTCGCCTCTCTCCTTGCAGGCCTTGTACATACGAGATTCCCATAACTCCACACAGGTAAGGGTCTTCCCCGTAGGTCTCCTCTAAGCGCCCCCAACGGGCATCACGAGCAACATCCAGGACTGGAGCGAGCCCCTGATGTACCCCAAGACTCCTGAGTTCGTCCCCGATTGCTTTTCCTACGTTGCCCACCAAGGAAGGTTCCCAGGTACTGCCATAATTCAATGCAGAGGGAAAAATCGTTGCTCCCTTCACCATGGCACCGGTCAGGCACTCCTCATGCAGGAGAGCTGGAATACCCAAGCGGGTCTCCTTGATAAGATACCGCTGCAGCTCATTGATCGCCCTAGCTTGCTGGACTGGATCATTTGCCATTGTCCCATAGGGCCGGGTGAGTTGGCCGATGCCCTTACCCAGCACATCAGCCTTGATATCTTCACTACGCAATTCAGCCTGCCCATACTCGCGTACATGCAATGATCCATCTATTCCTATCTCAAGCCATGCAGAAACCAACTGGGAGACTTTCTCTTCGATACTCATCTTCCTAAGCAGTTCCAAGGCACGTTCCATATTCTGCTGCATAGTGTTAACAACTCCTTATTTCAGTATCCTTGTACCTCAAGACCGACTACTCTTTCAGTGCCCCAAGTGCAACTCCAGCAATGATATGCTTCGAGAGAGAGAAGTAGACGATGAACAAGGGCAGAACGGTCATCGACAACCCCAGGTAGACTGCACCGTACTCTGTCTTGTAGATATCTCCCCTGAGCAGGCTTACCATGATGGGCATGGTATACTTATCCCCATCGGTAAGAAGAATCAAGGGTTCAAACAAACGATTCCAGTTGAATACAAAGGTGAAGATTGCCTGGGTTGCCATAGCAGGTTTCATGATAGGCAGTATGATCCTGTTGAAGGTATTGAACTCCCTGGAACCGTCTATTCTCGCAGAGTCAACAATATCCAACGAGAGCGATGCCATCAGGTACTGCCGCATGAAGAACACCATTGCAGGGGTTGCTGTGGCAGGTATGATCAGGGGCCAAAGGCTATTGGTCCACCCGATGCGGTACATGAACTGGTAAAACCCTATACCACTTACCTGGGTTGGAATCATCATAACGGCCATGATGAAGGTAAAGAATGGCTGACGTAGTTTCCAGCTGTAGGCAACCAGGGCGTACGCTGTAAGCGATGAGAAGTACACCGCGCAAAGGGTTGCCCCTGTGCTGATGATCATGGAGTTTATAAAACCTACAATGGGGTCGAAGGTCTTTCCTTGGAGTATCTGCCAGTTGCTCATCAAGTACTTGGAAGGAATCAGGCCAATGGAACTCTGTTGTATCTCATAGGTACTGCGTGTTGCGTTCATGAACATGACCCAGAAAGGGAATATGCTCAAGAGTGCCAAGAAAATGCACACAATATAGATTCCTGTCTTTTTCAGGTTGGTAGTTGCTCTCATTCCTCTCATCGTACTCCCCCCATCCTCTTTTCTTCCTTCAGCCGGTTCTTTTCAAATTTTCTGAGCTTGATCTCAGCCCTATCACGCATGGAATAGAACATGATGCCTGAGAGAACCAGGATAATGATGAAGACTATCATGCTTGCTGCCGATGCTCGGTTGTAGAGATAGCTTCCCGCGAAGGCTTGGTTGTAGATGAATACACTCGAGGTAAGTGTTGCATTGTCCGGTCCTCCCCAAAGGAAGAGCCTGGGAATATCGAACATCTGGATACCGCCGATAAGGCCGGTTACCAGAACATACAGCAAAATGGTTTTCAGTCTGGGTAAGGTTATCCTGAAGAAAATCTGGGCAGGTGTTGCCCCATCTACCTCAGCAGCCTCAAACAAGGTTGGATTGATACCCAACACACCAGCAATCAGGATGATCATGGAGTGGCCATACCACATCCAGAACTGGATGAACGATACCACACCGCGGGCGGTTCCACTCTGCAGGTGGAAGTTCGATGGTGCATCCAGGATGCCGACTTTCATCAGTAAGTCATTGATCGGTCCCTTGGGATAGCCGGTAAGGGAGTTGAACAGGATTGCGATGGTTGCAGCGGTAATGATATTCGGCATATAAATTAATACCTTGAACAAGCCCTGTGCCTTAACCTTCAGTCTTCTATTGGTGAACCAAGCGGTCAACAACAGTGCCAAGAGAACCTGGGGAATGAAATTGAAAATCCAAATAATAAAGGTAGTTTGTAGTGACCGTAAAAAGGTCGCGTTGTTTAAGATACTTTTGTAATTCTGGAACGGATCTTCCAAGAACTTGAAGGTAGTTCGCCCCAGTCCCCTGAGGTCGGTAAACCCAATAACAACAGTATATATCGTCGGGTACAGATTAAAAATAAGAAAGGCAAGCACGAAAGGAATGGAAAACAGATATCCGTACTTAGCATAGCTGATGTTGTTTTTGCGCATGAGCAAGTCCTCCAGAAAAATTCACCGTGCATCGACCGATATCTTCCCTGCGATGCTTGGAGCAAAACAAGCCAGGTGCAGGGGTCACCTACACCTGGCAATCATTGATCCATTAATCAACGTCAATTGCGAGGTTGTCAGCAACCTGCTGCTTGAAGTCTGCGATGGCCTGGCTGCGGGTCTTGTTTCCGTAGCTGTATTCGCGGACCTGGTCACGCCAGTACATGTTGATGGTCTCATCATACTGGGTCTTGTTGGTGCCGGTAGCAAACTTGCCAGCGGGAACGAATACGTCGAACATATCCTGTCCACCGAGGAAGTCCAGGGTTCCGTCACTCTTGCTCATGACAGTACCGGAAGCAACGGTATCCTTGGTTCCACCAGGACCATTGAGTGTACCATTGGCCCAGTAGTACTGCAGACCGGTGTTGGAACTGTCGAGGGTAATCCACTCGATGATCTCACCAACTGCGTCCTTGACAGGGCTCTTGTCGTTTGCAAGTACCCAGGTACCACCCCAGAAGAAGCCAACAGGAGGTTCACAAACTGCCCAGTCACCATAGGTGCCTTCACCAGGTGCTGAACCGCCGCTGTTACCAGCCATGACGTAGTTGATCAACCAAGCTGGGCCGAAGAAACCGAAGATCTGCTTTTCGCCGGCGTCTTTCATGTCAGCGAACCATGCATCGGTCCAGTCACGGGTATCATTGTGGTAACCCTTGTCAATCAGCATCTTTGCAACATCAAGGAATGCTTCACGATCGGGATCGATGTAGAGTTTTCCGTCTACAATCCAGCCCTTATCGCTGCTGCCTTCGATGGCATGCCAGATGTCTCCATCACCACTGATGATTCCGTATCCTTTCTTCTTCAGGTCTTCTGCAGCCTTGAAGAACTTGTCCCAACCGGGACCGACTTTTGAAGTGATTACAGCAGGATCGTCAGTACCCCATACGTCCTTTGCAATAGAGCGGCGGTAGATAAATGCACCACCGGTAGCCTGGTAACCAAGGCCTACCAGATCACCATCAGGATTGGTACCGATATCAACAGTGTACTGGGCAATGTCAGCTTCCTTAAGCTTGGCGTTTACATCAATTCCAAGATCCTTGTAGGGAGCTGCAAAGTGAGCTGCGTCGCCCTGGGTGTACTTGAGTACAAATGCAGACTCAGCACAATAGATGTCAGGAGCATTCTCACCACTACTTGCCAATGCCTGGTCAAGTGCTGGTTGATATGCACCATCAGTGGTAGCGATGATGGTTGTGTTGATCTCATAATCGAAATCAGGATTCAGTTCTTTGTACTTCTCCAACATTTTGGGGACTTCATCAGTGAAGCTCCACAGGTTGATCACCTTACGAGCAGGTTTCGCTGCCTCTGCCTGGCCGGCTGCAAACAGTGAGAGACTCATGCAACAAATCAGTAACAGACTGACTACAATACGCATGTTCCGTTTCATACAGATTCCTCCTTACTTAACTCTATGTCAAACTGACATACAAATGAGACTTGCATAGATTTCCCGTGTATTCGTACAACGCCTGTACTGAATAGGGAGCACTACAATCACTATGCTATGTGAACACTTTGGGGGACGCCACTGGGCTTTTGCCTTGAAAATGAATAGGACAAATGTCCTATGCTACTTACAACTCGTTGCTCTTCACCCATTTGATGGCAAACTTGCGCAGTGTTCCTGCGTCACTGATGGAGAGCTTATGACGGATATTATCCCGGTAGACATTGATCGTCTTGACCGAGAGATTAAGGGTTTTCCCGATCTCAGAAACACCACAGCCTTGCCCAAGCAAGCGAAGCACTTCCATTTCCCGGAGACTGAGCAGCTCAACCGGGTCACTCTCCTGCGAGGATTCCTGCAAGAGCATGGTATCTAACAATCGCTCCCGCATATCATTTGAGAGATAGACCTTGCCCTTAAGTACCGTCTCGATTGCTTTGAGGATTGAGGAAGCAGCTTCCTGCTTCATCACGTATCCACGTGCACCTGCCTTGAGTGCACTGGATGCATAGATAAGTTCATCATACATGGAGACAACAATGGAAAGCACCTCTGGCTTGCTTGCCTTGAGAGTTTTAACCAACTCCAATCCGTTCTCTTGCTGGAGTGAGATATCGACAAGGGCAACATCGACCTCTATCGTATCCAGCAGAGTAAGTGCTTCAGTGATGGTGGTTGCCTGAGCTCGTACTTGGTAGGTTCTCACGTTCTCTATGACGCTCACCAAACCTTGTCGGAAGAGCGGGTGGTCATCTACAATCAGAAATCGAACAATATTGGGCATTCACTACTCCTTGAATTCAATCAGCACGGTGGTCCCCTCTTCATCACTCTCAAGGGTGAGCTTTGCATCGGCCATTGCAGCTCGGTTTTGCATAATTCTCAAGCCAAGCCCTTCTCCCTGTATATGCTGAGGGAGGCCTGTCCCATCATCGCGAACTTCCAGGAAGAGGATACAGGAACCCTCAGTATCAAGCTTTCTTGCTGAGGATATTTCTATATGCTTTGCCTTTGAGTGTTTTATGGCATTGGTCAATGCTTCTTGGACGATCCTGAAGATATTCAGCTCCCTGTTCTTGTCCTGAATGGAAAAGGCTGGGTCTACATTTACATCGATATCGATTGCCACCAACCGAAGATTATCACCCACCAAGGCCTCCAGGCGTTCCAGGAAACTGTGGGGTTCCAATTCCATGGGCATCAGTCCACGGCTGATGGTCTTGATCTTCCCAATGGCCTCACTGAGATGCTCACTGATTTTCCTGAGACTCTCCTTCTGGGTTTCCTGGTTGCTTCCGAGTTGTTGATGTGCCGATGAGGCGAGCAGCGAGATGCCAAGAAGATACTGGCATAGGTCATCATGCAGCTCCTGCCCGATACGCTCCATGGTCCTCGTGGAAATCTCCATGACTTCCTGTTCCAGTTCAGTTCTCCGCTTGATCTCCTGGGAGAGATCGCGTGTACGCAAGGCGACCTGTTCCTCAAGGTTTTTCTCATGTTCCCTGATCTGCTGGAGAAGCAAGGAGCCTTTCAGGTTGCTCGAGATCTGCTCTTGCAATACATCATAGAGTGCAGGGCGGACCGTGCCAAAAGGAACCAGAAAATAGCCAAGAGGCTCATCAAGATAGACCAAGGGTAAGAGAACCCAGCGCTGGGCCCTCCACTCTTGGCTTAGGCTGGGGGGCAGGATCTGCTGGGCAGGAAAGTCCATTGAGAACGCTGATAGTGGGAGTACTTCCTGTTGGACGGTCATCATAAGCCGAGCTTTTCGGTTGTGGTTCAGGAACCTTACCAAATATCCACGGTCGATACCAAAGAGCTGCAAACCATGTTTCAAGTTGGTGATCAACTCCCCCATCTCAAAGGTACCACTGAGCATGGCACTCACCTTCCTAAGGGTTTCAAATGAATTTTCTGCTGCCACCCGTCTTGCTGCCTGAAATCGTCCAATCTTATCACCCGTCAACGCACGAGCTGCACCCATGAGCATTGTGAGTGTCTTGGAGCTGAGCGTACTCTGATTGCGCGATTTATACTCCACCACCGAGAGATACTCGTTCCACCTATGGGGAGAACCACTCTCTGAGGCTGTGTCATCCAGCGCACGGTTAAGGCGGGCAATCATCTGGTGATAATCACCTCTCTGGACAAGGAGGACCAGGTCTTTCACTGCCAAACGTTCAGCTGGTGTGGCATAACTCGGCATCTCATGGAGCCCAGGAGTGAAGTGCACATGCGGATTGCAACCGCAGGACTCCCTGATTACCGGTGAACATGGCAGGGAGATATGTTCTTCTTCTCCTCCGGCCATGATCCTATCAAGAATATCGATCGCAATGACACCCATCTCATGCAACGGCTGCACTACAGTCGTCAGTGGGGGGATGCTGTAACGAGAAAGATCAATCCCGTCAAACCCAATTAGAGAAACATCATCTGGTACACGGATATTCCATTTCAAGAGTTCTTGCATGGCACCAAAAGCCATTTGGTCATTGAGGCAGATCAAGGCATCAAAAGAGCACCCCGCTTCCATGAAGTATCGTACTACTTCACTCCCTGATTCATTGGTAAAAGTTCCTGATCTAACCAGTTTCTCGTCAATAGGGATATCATTATCTGCAAGTGCCTGTCTACATGCCTGAAGTCTCTTGACTGACTCCTCATGGGTCTTCGGCCCTGTAATTATAGCGAAACGGCGTCTGTGATGAACTGTCACCAAGTGGTCCACCAAAGCACGCATGCTCTCTTCCCCTTCTGCAGTAATGTCACTCATGCCCTGCATGTGCATACCTATCGATACCCTGGGCAGTGAGGACCATGGAGCAAAAAACTTATTCAGGTCCATGGTGGTGAAATATGATGCGAGTGAAGAGGCAACAATAATCAGGCCATCAATGGTCTGCTCGGATGCAAGGTGATATGCGAGGTTGGATGAGGCTTCACTGGCAATAGGGGATCCAAGGCGGGAGCCAATAAAGGAGATGGTTCCCATCTGCCGCTTTGCTGCTTCCCTTTCAATGGCATGCCAGATGGCCGACTGATATTCATCGTCCAAGCCTGCGGTGAATATTCCGATGCAACGCTGTGAATCCTGCATGAAAGATGGGTCCTCCTCACTGGTGTACCTTATCTATGATAGACCATACAAAGGAGTTTGCAAGGATAGGGTTGGAAAATAAACAAAGAGAATTTCTTACTGTTGGTTGGATCGTGTCATGGGCCTCCTCATGGGCCTCCTCATGGGCCTCGTCATGGGCCTCGTCATGGGCCTCGTCATAGACATGCTCTAACGCATGCTTTCCCTCCCCTGTTTCCATTTCTGGGATTGTTGTTTCTATTGGTTATAGGAACACTTGAGAACTATGACTTTGTCGGTAAGAATATATCCATGTAGGCCGCTTACACTATCCGGCAACTTAAAGAGACCTACGATTGCCTAGGAGATGACAAGTGAAAGCAATCGTTTATGAGAAAGCGAAATCATCGAAGGCATTGGTTCTCCGTGAAGTGAAAAAACCAATTCCTGCCACCCGTGAAGTATTGGTACGCATCCATGCTGCATCAGTGAATGCGCTTGATTACCGTCCTATGCAGATGGGTCTCGGTATACCGAAGAGCCGGATATTCGGAGCTGATATCGTGGGAATGGTGGAAGAAGTGGGTAGGGATGTAACCACTTTTAAACCAGGAGATATGGTGGTCGGCGATATCTCAGGAAACGGATGCGGAGGCTTTGCAGAATATGTTGCTGTAGATGAGAAGGTGCTGGCCTTGAAGCCATCCGCGATTCCTGACGAACTCGCTGCCGCCCTTCCGGTAGCAGCAGTCACTGCCTTGCAAGCTTTACGTGACAAGGGAGAGATCAGAGCGGGCATGAAATTACTCATCTACGGGGCGGGAGGCGGCGTCGGTACCTTTGCTGTTCAACTAGCTAGCTATTTTGGTGCTCAGGTTACTGCCGTCTGCAGCACCCGCAATACAACACTTGTACGCAGCCTGGGAGCCAACGAAGTTATCGATTACACAAGGGAGGATATCACCACCAGCGACCGTCGCTTCGACCGGATTATCGCTATAAATGGGTACCACCGGCTTTCAGCGTATAAGCATCTCCTCACGCCTCACGGAATATTCGTTATGGTGGGAGGCTCCCTGAAACAGATATTCACTTCACTTCTCTTTGGGCCGTTCATGTCTGTAGGTCCCAAGAAGATTCGTACACTGGCAGCGAAACCCAAAAGAGAGGACTTGGAATTCGTTCTGGACTTGGTAGCCTCAGGCAAGATACACCCAGTTATAGATCGGTGCTATCCGCTGGAGCAAACAGCAGAGGCAATGAATTATGTGAGCGAAGGGCATGCCCAGGGCAAGGTGGTCATTACAGTGACCTCCCAATCAGGGCCGATGTGATGTTTTTCTTGAGTCAAACTCAGACTCAAGACGCAAGAAAGGCAACCCGCTGTACGACCATTGTCGCCTAACAAGTTGCCTAGTAGTCTGGTAGAATAAGGAATCACCGTCCTGCCGTGTGCCTTTGCACGTGCGGCAGTCCATTCTTCAAACCAACTGTTTAGCAGGGGTAGGACTCGGACCTACGACCTTCGGGTTATGAGCCCGACGAGCTGCCAACTGCTCCACCCTGCGCCGAATTTCTTCTGTACTATACGGAAAAAGGAAAATCTTGTCAACCAGCATTGTAATTAATGCTATAAAAATAATTTAACACCTTGCAACGGTTGTAGTTATTGGGTATGGTATTTCAACGCATAAAAGCCTTATGCTTTTACAGCATGTCTGGTACTATATACACAACGTTTCCCATTGAAACGTGAAGGAGCCTGGTACGAGTAAGAAAGTGGTTATCCTAGGTGCGGGAAGACGCGGCATGGGAATGGCAAAACAACTCATTACAGATGGTAAGGATGTAGTAATCCTTGACAACTCGTTTGAAAGAGTCGAAATGGCTGTTTCCAAACTCGATTGTCTTGGTGTGCTGGGTAACGGCACTGACATAGACAAGCTTACCGAAGCAGGAGTCGAACAAGCAGAAGCCTTTATTGCCGTAACCAACAGTGATGAAATAAACTTGGTCTCATGCGGGCTGGTCTCCTCATCATTCCCAAATACCAAAACCGTTGCTGCAATACGTTCCTTGATCTACACCGGCAGTGGTGGCCTTAAGGAAGGATTGCTCGGTATCGATTATATCGTAAATCCCAATGCAGAAACGGCACGATCGATCTTTACCATCATAGAACAAGGGGTTAACGGAAACCTCTTGGCATTCAGTAACTCCAAGCTACTGCTCTATAATTTCTATATCGAAAAAAACAGTACCTATGTAGGGACCACCGTCAGTGAGATGCGCAGTAAGCTCAACGCTGAGTTTGTTATCGCTTCCATCAAACGAAGGGGACAGGTCCTCGTTCCTTCAGGAGAGACCACCATACAGGCTGAGGATACACTGAGTATCATAGCTGAATCGCAGGAAGTCACCGACATCCTGAAAACAGTCGGGAAGCTCCAGAAAAGACCCAACAACATGGTGCTGGTCGGCGCAAGTAAAATCACCAGAGCTCTACTGAACCGGATGAGCCCTGCAATGCGTTCCAAGGTCACCATCGTCGACCAAGATCCTGAGGTTTGTAAGGAATTTTCAGAGCGCTTTCGTGAGATTCTGGTTATCAAGGCCGATATCACCGACGAAGACATCATGGCGGAGGAACAGCTGGGAAGCTACGATCTTCTTATCGCCCTTACCGACAATGACGAGTTGAACATCATCACGGCAAGTTACGCAAAACGCATCGGTATCATGCGATCCATGGCACTCATCAAGCAAAACAACAACTATTCACGCATGGCTTCCTACCTTGGAATCGATGTGGTCATCTCAACCACCGATACCACCGTGGAGTCCTTGCTTCGCTATCTCAGGGGGAGCAATGTATCGAGTGTACACTCACTCTTCAATGGACAGCTTGAGGTGTATGAATTCATCATCCACGCAGACAGTGAGGTGTGCAGCAAGCAGTTGAAAGACATCAATATGAGAAAGAAGGCAATAGTTGCAGGCATTACCAACAATGAAGGAAAGAGCTTCATTCCCAATGGGTATTCCACCCTCAATGAAGGGGATACTGTTGTCGTAGCAGCACTCAGGCAAGCTACTGAGTTCATCCAAAAACTCTTTGGGTAGGATTACCATGATAAACTGGAAACTGGATCTTCGGCTGTTATCATTTATTGTGCTCTTTATTGGCCTGCTTATGGGCATCCCTACTGCCCTGGCTTTCAATTATCAGGAAACAGATGCCATCAAAGGATTTTTAGTAGCATATGCTGCCATTGCAATTTTTTGCACCACCATCCTTATCAGTACCGGGAAGTCACAGAATAAGCAGATGCTCGCACGTGATGGATACCTCGTGGTAACCCTGACGTGGGTCATCGCAACCGCATTCTCAGCCATCCCTTTGGTAGCCAGTGGAGCCTATGTAGACTATCCCAGCGCCTACTTTGAGATCATGAGTGGCTTCACTACCACAGGAGCCACGGTACTGCCGGAAATTGAGAGTCTACCCAAATCCATCCTGTTCTGGCGTTCACAAACCAACTGGTTGGGCGGTATGGGAATCGTGGTACTCTTCGTAGCACTGCTACCAGCCCTTGGTGTCAGTGGAGCACTGCTCGTTGGAGCTGAAACGGTTGGCCCAACAAAAGACAAGCTTACTCCCAAGATCAAGAATACTGCCCTTATACTCTGGTCAATCTATATCGGTTTCTCTGTACTCGAAACCATCTTGCTTCTCTTGGGCGGACTATCTCTCTACGATGCAGTTACCGTTACTTTTTCGACCATGGCCGCAGCCGGATTCTGTGTAAAGAATTCATCCATAGGG containing:
- a CDS encoding ABC transporter substrate-binding protein, with amino-acid sequence MKRNMRIVVSLLLICCMSLSLFAAGQAEAAKPARKVINLWSFTDEVPKMLEKYKELNPDFDYEINTTIIATTDGAYQPALDQALASSGENAPDIYCAESAFVLKYTQGDAAHFAAPYKDLGIDVNAKLKEADIAQYTVDIGTNPDGDLVGLGYQATGGAFIYRRSIAKDVWGTDDPAVITSKVGPGWDKFFKAAEDLKKKGYGIISGDGDIWHAIEGSSDKGWIVDGKLYIDPDREAFLDVAKMLIDKGYHNDTRDWTDAWFADMKDAGEKQIFGFFGPAWLINYVMAGNSGGSAPGEGTYGDWAVCEPPVGFFWGGTWVLANDKSPVKDAVGEIIEWITLDSSNTGLQYYWANGTLNGPGGTKDTVASGTVMSKSDGTLDFLGGQDMFDVFVPAGKFATGTNKTQYDETINMYWRDQVREYSYGNKTRSQAIADFKQQVADNLAIDVD
- a CDS encoding response regulator transcription factor — translated: MPNIVRFLIVDDHPLFRQGLVSVIENVRTYQVRAQATTITEALTLLDTIEVDVALVDISLQQENGLELVKTLKASKPEVLSIVVSMYDELIYASSALKAGARGYVMKQEAASSILKAIETVLKGKVYLSNDMRERLLDTMLLQESSQESDPVELLSLREMEVLRLLGQGCGVSEIGKTLNLSVKTINVYRDNIRHKLSISDAGTLRKFAIKWVKSNEL
- a CDS encoding glycoside hydrolase family 3 N-terminal domain-containing protein: MQQNMERALELLRKMSIEEKVSQLVSAWLEIGIDGSLHVREYGQAELRSEDIKADVLGKGIGQLTRPYGTMANDPVQQARAINELQRYLIKETRLGIPALLHEECLTGAMVKGATIFPSALNYGSTWEPSLVGNVGKAIGDELRSLGVHQGLAPVLDVARDARWGRLEETYGEDPYLCGVMGISYVQGLQGERRSPLATLKHFVGHSASEGGRNHAPVHIGPTELQNTFALPFEMVVRHAHPGSVMPAYHDIDGVPCTSNRSLVTDLLKQRWGFDGLVVADYEAVVQLFHDHRVAGDMAEAAALAFNAGMDIELPGYTVFKEGLIEALYRGLIKGDALDEAVLRVLEEKYNQGVFEHPFIKEEAIELGTEKSHALAVEVAEKSLVLLKNDGVLPLKNARSVALIGPLADHPYAMFGGYSTPIHLQGSHGPEETVPPQARTIRSALSEALGDIPLTFEPGCMLYESKVEKAIFFPGDVPDDGEESHELSGDTQGIEKAVKAASSADVTVMVVGDIAGLFRQGTVGEGSDADSLKLPGVQEELLDAVLATGKPVVVVLVSGRPYTIHEAVDHASAILAAWLPGEGGGEAIARTLVGLNNPGGKTTLSFPKCAGSMPYAYNHFKKAGGLKIQPQFGALYPFGHGLSYTTFSWDDFQVENPMIQGDEEFRFSLSVRNDGTCSGDEIVQVYVQDKVASIVRPVKELKAFSRVSLQPGEQKRLSFTLPADILSFVGSDARRVLESGAFSLLVGKSSEDIVFREEIAVLGKSKIFPKDWRYISSVSVSDCK
- a CDS encoding sugar ABC transporter permease, with the protein product MRKNNISYAKYGYLFSIPFVLAFLIFNLYPTIYTVVIGFTDLRGLGRTTFKFLEDPFQNYKSILNNATFLRSLQTTFIIWIFNFIPQVLLALLLTAWFTNRRLKVKAQGLFKVLIYMPNIITAATIAILFNSLTGYPKGPINDLLMKVGILDAPSNFHLQSGTARGVVSFIQFWMWYGHSMIILIAGVLGINPTLFEAAEVDGATPAQIFFRITLPRLKTILLYVLVTGLIGGIQMFDIPRLFLWGGPDNATLTSSVFIYNQAFAGSYLYNRASAASMIVFIIILVLSGIMFYSMRDRAEIKLRKFEKNRLKEEKRMGGVR
- a CDS encoding NAD(P)-dependent alcohol dehydrogenase, whose protein sequence is MKAIVYEKAKSSKALVLREVKKPIPATREVLVRIHAASVNALDYRPMQMGLGIPKSRIFGADIVGMVEEVGRDVTTFKPGDMVVGDISGNGCGGFAEYVAVDEKVLALKPSAIPDELAAALPVAAVTALQALRDKGEIRAGMKLLIYGAGGGVGTFAVQLASYFGAQVTAVCSTRNTTLVRSLGANEVIDYTREDITTSDRRFDRIIAINGYHRLSAYKHLLTPHGIFVMVGGSLKQIFTSLLFGPFMSVGPKKIRTLAAKPKREDLEFVLDLVASGKIHPVIDRCYPLEQTAEAMNYVSEGHAQGKVVITVTSQSGPM
- a CDS encoding substrate-binding domain-containing protein, which encodes MQDSQRCIGIFTAGLDDEYQSAIWHAIEREAAKRQMGTISFIGSRLGSPIASEASSNLAYHLASEQTIDGLIIVASSLASYFTTMDLNKFFAPWSSLPRVSIGMHMQGMSDITAEGEESMRALVDHLVTVHHRRRFAIITGPKTHEESVKRLQACRQALADNDIPIDEKLVRSGTFTNESGSEVVRYFMEAGCSFDALICLNDQMAFGAMQELLKWNIRVPDDVSLIGFDGIDLSRYSIPPLTTVVQPLHEMGVIAIDILDRIMAGGEEEHISLPCSPVIRESCGCNPHVHFTPGLHEMPSYATPAERLAVKDLVLLVQRGDYHQMIARLNRALDDTASESGSPHRWNEYLSVVEYKSRNQSTLSSKTLTMLMGAARALTGDKIGRFQAARRVAAENSFETLRKVSAMLSGTFEMGELITNLKHGLQLFGIDRGYLVRFLNHNRKARLMMTVQQEVLPLSAFSMDFPAQQILPPSLSQEWRAQRWVLLPLVYLDEPLGYFLVPFGTVRPALYDVLQEQISSNLKGSLLLQQIREHEKNLEEQVALRTRDLSQEIKRRTELEQEVMEISTRTMERIGQELHDDLCQYLLGISLLASSAHQQLGSNQETQKESLRKISEHLSEAIGKIKTISRGLMPMELEPHSFLERLEALVGDNLRLVAIDIDVNVDPAFSIQDKNRELNIFRIVQEALTNAIKHSKAKHIEISSARKLDTEGSCILFLEVRDDGTGLPQHIQGEGLGLRIMQNRAAMADAKLTLESDEEGTTVLIEFKE
- a CDS encoding carbohydrate ABC transporter permease — encoded protein: MRGMRATTNLKKTGIYIVCIFLALLSIFPFWVMFMNATRSTYEIQQSSIGLIPSKYLMSNWQILQGKTFDPIVGFINSMIISTGATLCAVYFSSLTAYALVAYSWKLRQPFFTFIMAVMMIPTQVSGIGFYQFMYRIGWTNSLWPLIIPATATPAMVFFMRQYLMASLSLDIVDSARIDGSREFNTFNRIILPIMKPAMATQAIFTFVFNWNRLFEPLILLTDGDKYTMPIMVSLLRGDIYKTEYGAVYLGLSMTVLPLFIVYFSLSKHIIAGVALGALKE